In the genome of Impatiens glandulifera unplaced genomic scaffold, dImpGla2.1, whole genome shotgun sequence, one region contains:
- the LOC124918103 gene encoding prostatic spermine-binding protein-like: MTEKRTERIVKAEDLLSSYNHSDKIPEEETCPVHWNTPDRTSNIACPCVKCGNRSYLDRDIVKSHLIVYGIRQSYTFWYCHGEKRSRSYEEGDNDELEGDNDELEGDNDELEDDNDELEGDNDELDGDNDELVDDNDELEGDNDEDSDNDVQDSNRGNDSEESHEEDKAFCRLLNDSKQPLYQGSRI; the protein is encoded by the exons ATGACAGAGAAAAGAACTGAGAGGATCGTCAAAgccgaagatcttctttctagcTACAACCATTCCGACAAGATTCCCGAAGAGGAAACTTGTCCAGTTCACtggaacacccctg ATAGAACAAGTAACATTGCATGTCCGTGTGTTAAATGTGGGAATAGAAGTTACTTGGATAGAGACATCGTGAAAAGCCACTTGATTGTGTATGGAATAAGACAAAGTTATACATTttggtattgtcatggagaaaagagatcTAGAAGTTATGAAGAGGGTGATAAtgatgaattagagggtgataaTGATGAATTAGAAGGTGATAATGATGAGTTAgaggatgataatgatgaattagagggtgataaTGATGAATTAGATGGTGATAATGATGAATTAgtggatgataatgatgaattagagggtgataaTGATGAAGACAGTGATAATGATGTACAAGATTCAAATCGTGGTAATGATAGTGAAGAATCACATGAGGAAGATAAAGCTTTTTGTAGATTGTTAAATGATTCCAAACAACCTTTGTACCAAGGATCGAGAATTTAA